Proteins encoded by one window of Rubrobacter indicoceani:
- a CDS encoding alpha/beta hydrolase, whose product MRIRSRAMTRIKPPTLRTGVMLTGAGLALVAARRAARQVTTPSPVETQFLTPWELGVPYEEVSFTTGDGLRLGGWWLPKPGAGRTVIVLCGYNSARHHVLGISAALWRGGANVLLFDNRGRGDSEGDRVSLGYHERLDAKAAVGYALLRDPEAPLGVLGYSMGGAVALMVAAGDARIEAVVADSPFASQTALLRARLRDYVGPLELPAYTLASRFLGYDPREVEPVRCVAGISPRPVMFIHGDGDRVTDPEDSRRMYGLAGEPKELWLVPGAEHVGSYYRDREEYSRRVNAFFAGHLGCGTEKRPPSDPV is encoded by the coding sequence GTGAGAATACGCTCCCGAGCCATGACCCGGATCAAACCCCCGACCCTCAGGACCGGGGTGATGCTGACCGGCGCCGGTCTGGCCCTGGTGGCCGCCCGAAGGGCCGCCCGGCAGGTGACCACCCCGTCGCCGGTCGAGACGCAGTTCCTCACCCCCTGGGAACTCGGCGTCCCGTACGAGGAGGTATCGTTTACAACCGGGGACGGGCTCCGGCTCGGCGGCTGGTGGCTCCCGAAACCGGGGGCCGGACGAACGGTGATCGTACTCTGCGGCTACAACAGCGCAAGGCATCACGTCCTCGGCATCTCTGCGGCGCTCTGGCGCGGCGGGGCGAACGTGCTGCTCTTCGACAACCGGGGGCGCGGAGACTCCGAGGGCGACCGTGTCTCGCTCGGCTACCACGAAAGGCTCGACGCAAAGGCCGCCGTCGGGTACGCGCTCCTGCGGGATCCGGAGGCGCCGCTCGGCGTTCTCGGGTACTCGATGGGCGGCGCGGTGGCCCTGATGGTCGCGGCCGGGGACGCAAGGATAGAGGCGGTCGTCGCGGACTCGCCGTTCGCCTCGCAGACGGCCCTGCTGCGCGCCCGGCTCAGAGACTACGTCGGGCCGCTGGAGCTTCCGGCCTACACCCTTGCCAGCCGGTTTCTCGGCTACGACCCGAGAGAGGTGGAGCCGGTGCGCTGCGTCGCGGGTATCTCACCGCGCCCGGTTATGTTCATCCACGGCGACGGAGACAGGGTGACCGACCCGGAGGACTCCCGCAGGATGTACGGGCTCGCCGGAGAACCAAAAGAGCTGTGGCTGGTCCCCGGGGCCGAACACGTCGGTTCCTACTACAGGGACCGCGAGGAATACAGCCGGCGCGTCAACGCCTTTTTCGCCGGACACCTCGGTTGCGGAACGGAAAAGAGGCCGCCGTCCGACCCGGTGTAA
- a CDS encoding fatty acid desaturase family protein: MDTKRVENKGPDGPKGPGRKLAVNETPPGQWAMELAGIAFFGVLSGFLAWQMLLGAAAFGYVWLVPVLAVCAYLAADLASGFAHFALDNFGDEDTPFLGPYFIKPFRDHHVDPKGITRNDFVDTNGNNCLATIPPMLAVVLFVPVATTLWGYFFGAFFLFLCLGVFLTNQFHKWAHLDDPPRFVKAVQGTGLILSREHHDIHHESPYDTYYCITVGVWNPLFDRFNLFERTERFIRRTVPGCHPELRSEREGALNETRQGG, encoded by the coding sequence ATGGATACAAAGAGGGTTGAAAATAAAGGTCCTGACGGACCGAAAGGACCCGGCAGGAAGCTCGCGGTAAACGAGACGCCGCCCGGTCAGTGGGCGATGGAGCTGGCCGGGATAGCGTTTTTCGGCGTTCTTTCCGGCTTTCTGGCGTGGCAGATGCTCCTCGGTGCGGCGGCGTTCGGGTACGTGTGGCTTGTGCCGGTCCTCGCCGTCTGCGCGTACCTCGCCGCCGACCTCGCCTCGGGGTTTGCACACTTCGCCCTCGACAACTTCGGGGATGAGGACACGCCGTTTCTCGGGCCGTATTTCATAAAGCCGTTCCGGGATCACCACGTTGACCCGAAGGGCATCACCCGCAACGATTTCGTGGACACGAACGGCAACAACTGCCTGGCCACCATCCCGCCCATGCTCGCCGTCGTGCTTTTCGTGCCGGTTGCGACGACGCTCTGGGGGTACTTCTTCGGGGCGTTCTTCCTGTTTCTGTGCCTCGGGGTCTTTCTGACCAACCAGTTTCACAAGTGGGCGCACCTCGACGACCCGCCGAGGTTTGTAAAGGCCGTTCAGGGGACCGGCCTGATCCTCTCCAGAGAACACCACGACATCCACCACGAAAGCCCCTACGACACTTACTACTGCATCACCGTCGGGGTGTGGAACCCGCTCTTCGACCGCTTCAACCTTTTCGAGAGGACGGAGCGTTTTATCCGCCGCACCGTCCCCGGCTGCCACCCCGAACTCCGCTCCGAGCGCGAGGGGGCGCTCAACGAAACCCGTCAGGGGGGCTAG